From Aptenodytes patagonicus chromosome 1, bAptPat1.pri.cur, whole genome shotgun sequence, one genomic window encodes:
- the LOC143155591 gene encoding LOW QUALITY PROTEIN: taste receptor type 2 member 40-like (The sequence of the model RefSeq protein was modified relative to this genomic sequence to represent the inferred CDS: substituted 1 base at 1 genomic stop codon) gives MLPPVLIISISIVAIEVVVGLIGNGFITAVNTINWIKSKKISSADMILIFLSTSRFILQVTILMHIHSVYFVDVFKLASVYKAFGAVWMFVNHASLWFSTWLXVLYCVKIINVTQWLLLQIRLRITGMLPWLLLGSLVISSVTSLPLIWITPSAYLCSSTGNCRENSTARITDWDSSHLYLLLLYFVGCFFPLVVSVVTSALLVTSLWKHTKKMQCYVDTFRDPLIVVHLTSIKSIISFLILYISSFVAQILLISSTSQSKDVVKVAVSLDVAGAYPSIHSIILIIINSKLKLAFRMLCQHLKCHLENMTLCLIL, from the coding sequence ATGTTGCCACCAGTTCTTATCATTTCAATAAGTATTGTAGCTATTGAAGTTGTTGTTGGACTTATTGGAAATGGATTTATTACAGCTGTTAATACCATTAACTggatcaaaagcaaaaaaatttcttccGCTGATATGATCCTGATCTTTCTGAGCACATCAAGATTTATCTTGCAGGTGACCATACTGATGCACATTCATAGTGTCTACTTTGTGGATGTGTTTAAGTTAGCTTCTGTGTACAAAGCTTTTGGTGCTGTATGGATGTTTGTAAACCATGCCAGTTTGTGGTTCAGTACCTGGCTCTAGGTACTCTACTGTGTAAAAATAATCAATGTCACCCAATGGCTGTTGCTGCAAATCAGGCTCAGAATAACTGGGATGCTCCCATGGCTGCTTCTAGGATCGTTGGTGATCTCTTCTGTGACTTCTCTTCCTTTGATATGGATTACACCCAGCGCTTACCTCTGCAGCTCCACGGGGAACTGTAGAGAAAATAGCACAGCACGTATCACTGACTGGGACAGTTCACATCTCTATCTGCTTCTTCTTTACTTTGTaggctgcttttttcctctaGTAGTATCTGTGGTAACCTCAGCCCTATTAGTTACTTCTCTATGGAAACACACAAAGAAGATGCAATGTTATGTAGATACATTCAGGGATCCTTTGATAGTTGTTCACCTAACTTCCATTAAATCCATTATTTCTTTCTTGATCTTGTATATTTCCAGTTTTGTAGCTCAAATTCTGTTGATATCGTCAACTTCTCAAAGTAAAGATGTTGTGAAAGTTGCAGTATCCTTAGATGTAGCTGGGGCGTATCCTTCCATACACTCTATTATCCTGATCATAATcaattcaaaactgaaattgGCATTCAGGATGCTGTGCCAGCATCTTAAGTGCCATTTGGAAAATATGACTTTATGCCTCATATTATAG